The Festucalex cinctus isolate MCC-2025b chromosome 6, RoL_Fcin_1.0, whole genome shotgun sequence genomic sequence ctaatgctatattgatgcaaaacggaaacagatacaactatactccttttttcctgatgaaagaagagactctaatctttcctttggtaggttccatgcttttatagtaatagaacacaatattctgtgggccttgcacaatctgtcaaaatcaagtaaaacagccaggagcgaagggggttgcttcagtaaaaatggctgggagtgaatgagttaaatgttgaAAACCGTCAGTCATCGTTGCTATACTTCCCTGAAATAGTGAGAAGTGATTTGGGCTTTTTTATAACGGCGTTCAGCACATATTGGGGAGCCCACAAATTGGATGGAGATACTTGTTGACACACCTTCTAGATGACAATTGTGAAAGGGAGGGTGGCAGCATTTTACTCGTGTTACCTGCCTTGCTTTGTCCATATCCTTTAATTTTTTGAAcacattttgaatatttaagCAAATACTATATGCCTAACAGATGCATTGTGGCTGGGTGTACTTGTAGCAGCGTGCCAAGAGAGGGTCTCATCCTGCATAAATTCCCAAAGGATGAGAAAGTGGGGAATCTATGGACCTCTCAAGTGAAATTGACTCACACAAATTGGGATGAATCTAGCAAGGAGAGTGTAAATTAGAGAGTACATTTGAAAGATTCTGACTTGGAAGATGAAGTGTTTTGTCCATATTGCAGAACCGAAAATCGTGTTGCAAGAGTAGTTATTTACTGACTTCTCCAAAACAAATtgataaaactgaaaataaaacctAGTTTTGTTATCCTgatcaaaaatacaaattttgagtgAAAAATGGTTCATCCTTTGAAAATGGTCCCTTTAATTActtgtaaatactgtatatgttaTGGGGAAATGTGTGTATGTCTTTTGTGTGGATTTAAACATAGCTGTCTGTCTCTTCACCTGTGTGGCCGActggatgatgtttctagcgcTCAGATGGCAGGCCTGCTGTGTGAGGAGGAAGGCCCTGAAGCTGACAATGTCAAATATTGTGGCTACTGCAAACATCACTACAATAAAATGGTACGAGGTCCAGCCAGTGTTACTACCTCCACACTGTGTACACCAGCGCCCTTCAAACAACATACTGTATTAAAATAAGTAGCCATGTTATTCACATACTTTTAATATTCGCATCAAATATTGCAGTAGATAAAGTAGAcatttcaacaatttttgtgaaatatatgaaaaaaaaaaaagactgaactgGGTGATGTTTTCTATTTCTTGTTTACTTATTTGCAGCAGAAGAAACGGCGTTCCAGTGAAAATGCAAGTAGTGCCTTCAGTCATTCCCGGGGGCGCTCTACCTCTCCATCACAGGacaaacaccaccaccaccgacAGAGGAAGGTCAacagatgacttttttttttttttttttttttttttttttttttttttaaatgtatttagttatttgatATCCAACTggacaatttttatttactcattCGTATATGTCATTTCAGAGTCACAAGGACAAGATTCGTCAGAAAGAGCGCCACAAGAAGGCCTTTGACAGCCAGGTCCCTTCAGTGATGTCTAGCAGTATAGACGTGGTATGGACAGCAGAATGACGAGAGAGTTGCTCGATACAGTacaattaaaatttcaaatcatttttgtatgtgttttgGGATAGCTCTCTTCCAGTCGCCACAGTTCCAAAGACAGTGAGGCAAAGTCCAAGAAGCTAATTTCGCACAGTCACGGTCACCACAGTAAGAAAACGGGAAGCACTGGCAAGAGcggctcctcctcttcctgttCCTCGAGTCCATTCAATCCAGGTATTTCAGTAGCAGTTAAAATATTCAGGCATCGGGAAGCTTTCTTTAATCCGCTCTGTCTTGCTCGTGAAGGTGGAGCCCTGTCTTCCGCTCCAGATACCCATCagttctcctcctcttcccgtCTGGAGCGTGACCACGAGCGAGGCGGCGGTGACCACAGCGGCGAGGACCGCAAAGAGCGTCACAGGAGGTCAGCCGTACAAGAGGCGGAAGAGGACGGCGATAAGGAGGAAGAcaaagatgaggatgaggaggatcGCAATTATCACGAGCCGCCGGCGTTGACTCCGGCTGAGGGCCCTCTTGCTGGTTCACAGAGTCACGATCGGTCAGATGGAAACTCCAGTCCTTTTGAGAACAAGGTCACCATTTCAACTTTTGGGTCCATCATGCGCATCACCTCCACATCAGTGCTGGGTAGTAGCAGTAAGATCCGCAAGATCTCCTCTTCAGGAGACTACAAACCTTCCAAGTCTCTGTGCAAGTTGTCGCAGCTGAGCACACCACCTATCCTGGAAGAAGCAGAGCTGGAGGGCAAATTGACCCCGCCACCTCTGTCCCAAGAGAGAAGGCACCGCGGCAACAAAAAGAGCCGCCATGGTCCCGGCCGACCTCGGGGAAGCAAGAACCGAGAGAGGAAAGAAGAcgctcatcatcgtcatcatcataacaccccacctcctcctcctcctcctccaccaccaGTCTTCACCTCCTCACTCTACCCGAGCCCGGTGTCGGTTCCACCCCTCGCTTTCCCCTCCTCACTGCCCACCACCACCTCGTCTTCATTCTCATCCTCCTCAGCAAGCAGTTTTTCCACAAGCCGTGGCAACTCGCTGCTTGGCTCGGGTGAGTGGGTGTGTGTGGTAGCCCTCAAGTTTCCTGTGTgtagcaaaaagtgcatgcactTAAGCCTATTTGTTTGCAGCGTGACAGCAAATGCTAGGTGAATACCGCAATAGCAGTttatctaaagaaaaaaaaaaaaaaacttgttcagTCATATCAGTGTTAACTTGTTACAGATCTTTCTATGAGTAGGTCTTTTTGTGCTCAGAGTAACTAACAATATATTCTACATAGAAGTCTGTGCTCTGTATGACTGTTTTAAAAACTCAGGATCCAGGCTTAGACAAAcatgatacaaaaaaatgtaagagcATAAACAAAAAGAAGTTTCAACTAAAAAGCATCATACAAGAGGAAACTTTCCCAATATTTCCACATTTGAGACAGATATCATGTAGGCCTGACTCTTATTTTCACAAGTACATTGAATGTCATTCTTAGTCATAAAACCAGCTTATAGCAGTTTATGGCCGTcctctccaaaagtattggaatgcTAAGGTCAATTCCTTTGCTTTTGTTGGATATTGAAGACATTTGTGTTTCAGACCATGAGGTTAGaattatagctttttttttcttgctataTACATCTTGATGTTAAACAGCTCAAGACGGAGCACCTTGTGTTTGAAGCCAACCACTTTTggagcaaaagtattggaaagGACATTATTAAATTAACTTGAAGTAGGGGTTTCTCTCTTCAGTCTTCTCTTCGGGAGACAAAAATGCATGCTCTCCTGGGTTACGGTCCAGTGATTGTCTTGGCCTTCCACTTTCCGCCCCAATGAATTCCTTTGTTGCTTGCGTGTGTTTTGgttcattgtcttgttgcatgATGAAGCTTCTTCCAATTAGtttggatgcatttttatgtaaaTTAACAGATAAAATGGTTTGTCCAATGTTTGACCTAAAAACTTGTGGCTTCAAacaaaaggcaaggcaaggcaaggcaagtttatttgtatagcacatttcatacacaaggcaactcaatgtgctttacacaaggaaagacaacacataagcatcaagaaacagtagttaacattcagaggaagaaaaataaatgaaaataggttacaaaatttattaaaaagaacatacaataacaatcttaaaacattattcaacaaactttaaaacatttaacataaggatttttaaaatacgtaataaaaaaacacttaattaaagctgtttaaaagtccctaatcaaaggtataagaaaaaaaaaaaagcaaagtttttaacctggatttaaaagcatttacactcggggctgacttcacttctgttggcagtctattccatctgtgtgcagcataatggctaaatgcagcttcaccatgtttgcttcgaactctgggttccactagttggcccaagtctgtagatctcagagccctgctgggtttgtactcaatcagcatttcttggatatattcaggacccaaaccatttagtgatttatagacgagtagcagaactttcaaattgattctacagctgactgggagccagtgtaaatccttaagtactggagtaatatgttctgatctctttgttatGGTCAGAATtcgagctgcagcgttttgaatgagctgcaattgtctcatgttcttttgagagagtccagttagaagaccgttacagtaatcgagtccgctggagataaaagcatggataagcttctcttggtctgcttgaagcatgcagtctttcagtctggatatgtttttcagctggtaaaaggctgttttagtgatgaatttgctgaaggtcaggtctgagtctattagtaccccaagatttcgaacttggtctttagtttctaaagacagtgactcaagctgttttttaacagcaaaaaAAGTTGCTATGTCCTGAGTTGTTTTACACATCTGGATGTAAATACCATGAAATGAAAGTTGAAATTCTAAACTTTTATCTCATAgtcatcttttgatctgaaactCAAATGTCTTCAGTAAATAACCTAAAACGGAGGAATTGACCTTACCattcccaatacttttggactTGTCTGCAAGGTGTTGTTTATTTACACTTGCGCTAGATGACCCAAGGGCTATTTGATGTAGGATTTTAGAGCATCATTATAAATCCTAACCCCTTCTTTTGACTATTATTTGTCCACAAGTGTGCAGTATTTGTGCAACATGCTTTGACATTTTTACTCCAgctacagtatactgtatgtgcatacTTGCATGTTTGCTTGTAGAACAACGCATTTAGCAAAATATCTGTCTGTGATGTCTGACCTGTTTGACCTCTTTACAGACTCTGATATAGTTATATAATGTCAAATCTGGAAAATGTAGATGTTTATCTTTTCTGGCTCTGCAAACACAtacagcatattttttttcaataatcctTGTGTCTTTCGCACTCAGGTATCTATTCCAGCCTTAAAAACCCTCTCTCACTGGGCGGGGGCATCTGCAGCACCTCTGTCTCTATGGGTGGAGGGGTGTGCAGCACCTCCTTGTCCCTGGCTGGGGGCATGTGTAGCACCTCTCTGTCATCAGGACTCCTCCCATCCCACaccctctcactctctctcccaTCAAGCAACGTCATTTCAAACCCACAGGTATTTACAGTGCATTCATCCATAAATGTTTATTGTTATCATTACCGGTcattggagacatttttttttaaatggtgcagTGTCAAGTGATTTGGAGTTATTCAACCTCTTTTGACAAACAGTGCTGCTTTTTCGAATATGTCAGCATTTATGATGCATTCTTTACCCTTAATATGTAACTGCAGACTTTGCATTTCCATACTTATTCCCCGTATTCCTTTTCAAAATGAACTCCTGTAGGTGCATTCAAGTTCGAGCAATTCCTACAATGCGACTTCCACGCAACCTTTCATCACTGGTCTCTCCACACTGCCACCACTACTGAGTCAAGCCCCAACCTCATTACCAGGTATGAGGCAGAGTACGGTTACCACTTATTTTGATACACTCTTTCATGACACAAACAGAAAATGTGTGCACTCCCCTCCCATTAATTTCTGAACACTGTCTACGTTCTAAACCAATCAAACTCTTTCCATTTATACTGCTTGATGCACTGTGGTCCACAACAACATTTTTGGGGCACTGTGAGTAACCGAATGGTACATTTGAACAACGCTctgaggggcatattcactaagaatacgctgcatccggtaatagcgtgaaatattgcaccacaactgcacccgcagtctgcgcccagttacccacctattcactgaGGATATTGctttaatcatataccggcgcaaacacgcccacaaaactgacagcttggagcaaatttgcacctgatttaccacacatggcaatggatttgcgccaaaaacatggttgttatagtaacagttacgagaaagatgacattatcagaaagcaaggttggaccgagagtaagcgtttagagcgccattaagctgtacagagcataGAGAACGACAAtggcgtcattcattcataaagtacaaattattggtgcgatcgtttttaaaaaatatattttcagaggttggcgtgggcgtacagtatgcatctggcacgtaagaatgatcgtaaaatgcctccccgtcattgccgatcagcccgggttatgtTGTGTGTCCTAAACAAACAATGAGAAATGTccccttccctctctctcttctctcctctctgcgtgaacagccagagagcgacGGTGCACTGTGGCATTCAcggctgtcatgatcccgggatcgagttTGCGGCAtgttttccaaaaacgttatttgcgtaaTTTctgtatcaatgagtctcatttgcatagaggtgggcatattttgcatcaaattacctcatttacatacgcacaaataacaccggcgcaccgtggcgcaatctggttggcttCGCACTTAATGACAGATAAACCCATCAGCGCGTGTTTAGTCAATTAGCTGCTCCCGGATTGTGCAATTTTTACTGGTTGcggccgtgcaaaggcgacacaAAGCTTTTGTGAATATGCCCCCGAGTTTCTAAAAATTCAGAGTTAAGAAGTGCGCAATCGGAACAtacaagtatttccaaacacacCCACGATTAGGGAAAAAGGATTTTGGCGTGAGTCCATGCTTCACTGTTGTTGGTCTCATTTTTTGTCAaaactccccccaaaaaacatgatTTATACTCCAGAACGATTTCCAGTGTAGTCCAAAAAATCCAGTACTATAAATGTTGATGTCTTGTTCCTTTTCGTAGAGTCAGACCTTGATGACTGTCGCTTCCCATGTCAGGGAAACTCGCCAAGGGAAAGTCTTTCCTCACagtatgtcttttgtttttacctAAGTATTTTCTCCACAAAAATTGTGTTCAAATGATTAGTGAAATAATATGTGTAAACAGGAAATTAGCAGTAGATGAACAACCCAAGTAGCAAATGAAACACTTCACCTTGTGGCTCTCTCCGTCACACACAGGTCTCCTATGAGCTCCCTTCCTCTTCTTTTTGACCAGAGAGATGGTTTAAGTGCAGGAGTTCAAGCATGTCCTGAGAACATCCCACAGGCAAGCTCCCACATTGAGCTCTTGTTGGAGAAACATAGCAACGGGGAGATTGGCGTCAACAGTGAGTAAGCTCTTTCCTTGTCTCTTGTTCAGTTAGGTGTGACCTAGTGCCTGTGCAAATTCTTAATTAGAAGAAAAAGTTTATTTTCAAAAGGGTTGAAAACACCTCAATAATCCATTTACAATTCAGGCTTTGCTATAGCCTCGCGGGCGAAACCTTGGATTTCACATCTGGCCCTCATAAACTCACCTtactgaattttagtttttcatgtgaaaaacaaaacatacaaacgACTCACTGTGAGTTGAATTtccacttccatccatccatccatccatccattttcttaaccgcttattccacacaagggtcgcggggggtgctggattgCTGAATTTCCACTTGAGGGATTATAATGAGTacagtaaaatgttaaaaattcaaaatttattccaatacttttgctcacttgacTAAAAATGTGGTGTTACAGCACTATTTCCAAAGTTGTGTATCCAATCCAAAATACCATCTTGTCacatattcatcttttgacATCAAGCCTAAATGCTTTCAGTCTACAGCAAAAATAGGAATTGGCCTCACTGCTCAAAtattaaagtgatacttcacttatttagcccattatagcaataaaaagttgatattttgtctataattaatttgatactttaattatttttcacacacaattagtacctttaaaaacgcattttgtaacttgttgtcgactgaaaatgacatcacaagggctcaggtaaccaatcacagctcacctgttttccaggtttggagctcacctgttttccaggcttggtcatgtgacattcacaagctgagctgtgattggttacctgagcccttgtgatgtcattttcagtcaacagcaagttacaaaatgtgtttttaaaggtactaattgtacatgaaaaataatgaaaatatcaaatttattataggcaaaatattcatgtttgactgacaaaaatggctaaataagtaaagtatccctttaatagttATGTATGTTCCTCTCTTCTGTAAAAGTGTCTCTGCAATTAGTCAGCACATTTTTATTACGCACCATACATATATAACATTTTTAACTAATTCATCACACAATTTTATGTACTTAATCACAGTTTGACTACTATTTTCTACTAAGTTTGTAGCACATATTGGCTTGATTAAAATCTTGGAATGAATGTAAAATCATTCAATAGAAAGTATATTTAGATTGAAATAATGTTCTAATAGATTTCTTGCATACAATTCCTGATTGATGAACAATTGTTGAGCAAAACGATCAAAAGACTCAGCTTGACAGGAATTTTACTTATCTTCTTCTCATAGAAACAATACTCAAAACTAAGTTCTCGCTTACAGGTTTAGTTCTACCCAAGAGAACTATACTTAGTCAAGCAGCATTGGTTTGCGAGGTTGCTCTGAGATGATCTGCCAAAGGCATACAACTAATATGCTATTGGAATTTGGCTCAGCAAAGTGCACAAATTACTTAAGAATTCTCCAACAAGCATCAAGCAAGTAAAACTACCTAGAGTTCGTGTTTATCCATCTTCCTGTCAGTGGCAACTCCATGTTTCATGGCACCTGTGAGCAAAACTGAgttaactgatttttttttttaacgctttaaaaaaataaaattaatcaccagagagagagagagagagagagagagagagagagagagagagagagagagagagagagagagagagagagagagagagagagagagagagagagagagagagagagagagagagagagagagagagagagacccccccttactgttttttttatttccaattgtttctggagcctatctcaactggttatgggcagcaggcggggtacaccctgaactggttgccagccaatcgcagggcacacagagacgaacaaccatccacactcacaagcacacctagagacaattcggagcacccaattaacctgccaagcatgtcggaatgtgggaggaaaccggagtacccggagaagacccacgcaggcacggggaggacatgcaaactccacccaggaaggccggagcctggactcgaacgagagtcctcagtactgagaggcggacgtgctaaccagtcatgcaccgtgccgccctctttCCAATATTTGTATATTGTATTTAATTGGACTAGAGGCGCAAGGATTAATTGAATTGACaactaattgattatcaaattatcaATTGTTGGAtacctttttaatttaaaatgtccaaatattCAGAATTTCAGCTTCtgaacagtaaatattctccaatttatGTAATCTTCCATGAAAGTAGACTGGTTTGCACTAGGACCACATTTTTTGTTGATAATCAATtgctaattaaaataatttagtttagtttcagtcaaCCTTGTCTCACACTCAAACCGCTTACTCCGTTTAGTGTCACATAATGTCAGAAGCATTTCTCAGTGCTCTGACTTGTTTTCTGTCTCTTGTCAGTTGTAGACATGCTTCAGTCACTTCACTCCCTGCAGCAGGAGAACCAGCGGCTCCAGGACCAGATTCTCAGTCTTACCGCCAAAAGGGAACGACTGCAGTTGCTCAACACCGAGCTGGCTGTACCTTTCCCTCATGCTCATTCTGTCCAAGGCTCTTTGCACGCCGCGGCTCGGATCAACTTCCTGTCCTCAAGTCAAGGTCAGATTTGTCATGTCTGTGTTTTTCTAGCTTTAACATGACACATTATTATGCAGGTGAGGTGTAGATCACCTGCTCTTCATGTGCGCATTTCTTGCTTCGTTCTCCCCCTGCATCATGTGCATGGTACATTTTTAAACACGCATGCAcgattgacttgttttagttttATGAAATTGTCTTTGGCTCTGTGCAGAGTGGTATTTCTGTGCATGCGTGGGTGTTTTCCCCCCAAGTACTGTGGCTTCTTCCCGCTTTCCAGAAACATGCATGCTAATACCCCACATTGTCCATAAGTGTGAATGAGAGGGGGAAAAGCTGCCTGCCCTGCaactggctggcgaccagtccagggtctcCCCCGCCTCTTACCCAAagacaactgggataggctccagctcacctttaaaggaatacaagacttgtgaaaaactaaccagctgttctgtgaaatggttaacaCATTCAGCCGACCGCCTCATCGCGAGTCGAAGTTGGGGCACGTCTGCAAGTTGCGTGTGAGAGAGGCTCAAATTACCAGTTAAGTCACCATTGACATTAttcactctggaaatgtaaGTTGTGGACGGTCCCCaacctggacggtaaacatctggGTGACTTTTACCCTAACAGGTCATGCTACATGTATGCTAAGCAcgttttagcccacattaggaggccACCCCCACCTGCCTCATTCTCACACGGAAttacatgaaaccggacgtgctgaggtttttactctgaacagaattggcgcagtatttgggatagaGACggcctttttcttgcccattacgtcagcaaactcccattcaagTGAACAACGGCAGCTGTCGTTTACGCACAGGATACATCACCACGGTCACGTGACCAGAATAATGGCGTTCACCCCACGGTAtattcttattttgatacttaatcggtttaaaagaaaattcagggaataagatgcccgagatatttgcatttattatttatacacaatgcctaatccaaaaCTGGAAAAGGAGTTATaagtcttgtatcgctttaactTATGAGGACaagcggtatagaaaatggatgaaacgGCCTTTGACTGTGCCTCTCTTTTTCTCAGACCCTCTAATCACCAATAAGAGTCCCCTGTCGAAGAGCAGTTTCCTTAATGACACTTCCTTTGTTACCTCCTCTGAGGTGAGAACCTGTCCTCCTCTCCAAATATATTAACAAATGCAGTCTTTGGCTTTTCCTGCTTGGATGTTCATGATGAGGGCGGTGGATGCTTCCAGCCTCTGCACTGAAATGCACGTCAACATAAACACCAAAAGCAAGCTTAGATCGAAAAAAGCTGAATTGACTTTCCGTTTCTATCTTACCAGGATCTCCACTCTGGTAGTCCGTCCCGCAGTAGCTCTTCCCTCTCCTTCCAGAGTACTCCTCCTCCTCAACAAAGCCCCGCCTCCTTGAGTCAATCCGTGATGAATGGGCGAGGTTCAGGTGACAGTTCGGGGCAAATCAGTCAGGCCGGCACTTCCACTCAGCCTGCGGCGGGCGGCCTACTCGCATCTCATGCTGGAAGTCCTCAGCTGATGAATGGCGGTTTGAACGGCGTCATCCATTCTCCTGTCCAGAGCGCCTCCCAGTCCACGCTCGCTGCTCTGCGGCCCCAGCCACCTCCGCTCAACCCCCAGACAATGGCACAGAGCTTTCAGCTTCCCAAGAGTGTGAGCCCGTACGTAACCAAAATTGCTGCAAAGACTGCCCACTTATTATAATCAAACTTTGAATCAGTTGGTTTCCTTTTATTGTCCACCTTTCAGGTCTTCTCTCCTCTCAGAGCAGCAGAAACAGATCATTCTGGAACAGCAGCAGCAACTCCAGCAATTCCTCACATCGCAGAACTTCACTCCTGTaatgtttgattttaaaattacCAAGCAAATTACACATTTTACTTATGGTCACATAGTAATTCCATTCCAGGTTATGAATAGGCATGGGTCAATTACCAGTTTGGCTGTTTACCAGCGTttgaaaaagtcaaggtttcaataactgctaaaatgacctttttcaTTTTGAGGGGACTTTTATATTAAGCAAGGCACATCCAACTGCagtatgattggctgcttgcagggATGAAACGTCTCAAACTAAATGAGCTGCCTATTTGAAGTTCATAACGAGAGGCCAACCTCTTGTTTTCACCTTTGGGAGTAGAGCAGAGAGGGGAGGGATGAGAAGTTACACACATCCCACAGAGTGAAGGGAGGGAGTCGAAAGATTCACTGCTAAATAACTCCGGCATTCacagatgcttttttttgttgatatgTTGCTAAATGTAATTTGTCCTTAAAGGCacagtcttccgttttcactcaggaaaatgtcactcccgcagcaacttgacagcatgcacggattttttttttcactcactcacgcttacatgtgtgagtgagtgagcgagtgagtgagtgagtgagtgagtgagtgagcgagcgagtgagtgagtgaaaaataaaatctgtgcgtgctgtcaagttgtcgcgggagtgacgtcatgaaaccgacaaattcgcccggccccgtctgcaacacaaccccccccccccccccccaccaccaccaccacacacacacacacacacacacacgcacacacacacacacacacacacagacacacgcacaccgctctgcgattggctggagaagGGGTAATCAACTGTCTGTCtgcagaaacgtcccgctgttgacaaaataaaaaaaaattctaaatataggctggggggtgggggtttaggaataaatcaccaccacacattaacagaagcccagaggtgaagactgagaaggagtttgtgggtgtacatcctgtatttat encodes the following:
- the LOC144020637 gene encoding protein AF-17-like gives rise to the protein MREMVGGCCVCSDERGWAENPLVYCDGHGCNVAVHQACYGIVQVPTGPWFCRKCESQERAARVRCELCPHKDGALKRTDSGGWAHVVCALYIPEVQFANVLTMEPIILQYVPHERYMKTCYICEDHGRESKAACGACMACNRQGCRQAFHVTCAQMAGLLCEEEGPEADNVKYCGYCKHHYNKMQKKRRSSENASSAFSHSRGRSTSPSQDKHHHHRQRKSHKDKIRQKERHKKAFDSQVPSVMSSSIDVLSSSRHSSKDSEAKSKKLISHSHGHHSKKTGSTGKSGSSSSCSSSPFNPGGALSSAPDTHQFSSSSRLERDHERGGGDHSGEDRKERHRRSAVQEAEEDGDKEEDKDEDEEDRNYHEPPALTPAEGPLAGSQSHDRSDGNSSPFENKVTISTFGSIMRITSTSVLGSSSKIRKISSSGDYKPSKSLCKLSQLSTPPILEEAELEGKLTPPPLSQERRHRGNKKSRHGPGRPRGSKNRERKEDAHHRHHHNTPPPPPPPPPPVFTSSLYPSPVSVPPLAFPSSLPTTTSSSFSSSSASSFSTSRGNSLLGSGIYSSLKNPLSLGGGICSTSVSMGGGVCSTSLSLAGGMCSTSLSSGLLPSHTLSLSLPSSNVISNPQVHSSSSNSYNATSTQPFITGLSTLPPLLSQAPTSLPESDLDDCRFPCQGNSPRESLSSQSPMSSLPLLFDQRDGLSAGVQACPENIPQASSHIELLLEKHSNGEIGVNIVDMLQSLHSLQQENQRLQDQILSLTAKRERLQLLNTELAVPFPHAHSVQGSLHAAARINFLSSSQDPLITNKSPLSKSSFLNDTSFVTSSEDLHSGSPSRSSSSLSFQSTPPPQQSPASLSQSVMNGRGSGDSSGQISQAGTSTQPAAGGLLASHAGSPQLMNGGLNGVIHSPVQSASQSTLAALRPQPPPLNPQTMAQSFQLPKSVSPSSLLSEQQKQIILEQQQQLQQFLTSQNFTPEQRAVVCQMLQQQQQRQRELQRLTLAGALTSTPNSPILAQSPGLLSSVSASPLQDNQGGNLFGRPEGALHKPAAGEKGGDKNG